Proteins from a single region of Sporosarcina sp. FSL K6-1508:
- the istB gene encoding IS21-like element helper ATPase IstB, with amino-acid sequence MTSPIELLQEKCRTLRLAETAKELPALLRNAESGSWTYHEFINELLTHEMVCREKKTIHRLMQWADFPYPKTLADYRLEEQNAIGERQFKLLKDLNWIEEMFTLILMGPPGTGKTHLSVGLGTLAIEHGYQVTFVSMGELIYILKSSDYVSKSKTRYKRITTSDLIIIDDVMYMTVDPKEASLFFQFIYDMYDKTAFILTSNKGPNEWGKFLGDTSLTTAILDRLLHRSEVISFGEDEESMRMKYRKTLFPEVSAQT; translated from the coding sequence ATGACCTCTCCTATTGAACTATTACAAGAAAAATGTAGAACCTTGAGACTCGCTGAAACCGCAAAAGAGCTTCCCGCTCTTTTGCGTAATGCAGAATCGGGCAGTTGGACTTATCACGAGTTTATTAATGAACTCCTTACCCATGAAATGGTGTGCAGAGAAAAAAAGACCATTCATCGACTAATGCAATGGGCAGACTTTCCCTATCCAAAAACACTGGCAGATTATCGACTGGAAGAACAAAATGCGATTGGCGAGAGACAGTTTAAATTATTAAAAGATTTAAATTGGATTGAAGAGATGTTTACCCTAATTCTAATGGGCCCACCTGGGACAGGCAAAACACATTTGTCCGTAGGACTAGGCACTTTGGCTATTGAACATGGATATCAAGTGACCTTCGTTTCAATGGGAGAACTAATATATATTTTAAAAAGCAGTGATTACGTTAGTAAATCAAAGACACGCTATAAACGTATTACAACATCAGATTTAATAATTATTGATGATGTTATGTATATGACTGTAGATCCAAAGGAAGCAAGCCTGTTTTTCCAGTTTATATATGACATGTATGATAAAACCGCATTTATATTAACTTCGAATAAGGGTCCAAATGAATGGGGTAAATTTTTAGGAGATACCTCACTGACAACCGCTATATTGGATCGCCTTCTACATCGAAGTGAGGTGATTTCCTTCGGAGAAGACGAAGAAAGTATGCGTA